GACGTGCAACTCCCCGTCCGGCACCGGGCACGCACCGCTCTCCGAGATCATGGGCGCAGTCAAGCACAAGAGGAGCGACGGACGATGCGCGGTGGTCGCCGTCCGTGGAGAGGAACCGAGATGACTTCCCTTCCCGGCTATCGGCGGGCCTTTCTCAGGATCATGGTCCGCGCCGCGTCGCCGACCGGAGAGGTCGGACAGCAGCTTGGCCGAGCGCTGGCCGTGTTCGGCGCAGTGGATGTTTCCAGCCTGGGCCGGTACTACAAGGACGAGGCACTGCTGGAGTTCCGCGCGACGCTCGAGCCGGCCGGCCGGGTCGGCGACTGCATTGCGGCGCTCCGAGCGCTCGCGCCCGAGGGATGGCGTGACAGCCCGGTCGGGCCGGCCTGGGTGCGGCCGGGCCACGGCCGGGTTTCCCTCCTGCACCCGGAACTCGAGTGGGTGACCGTCAGCCCCGCCGAAGCGGCCGTGCCGCCCCGCTTCGTGCCCGGCGATCTGGTGCGGATCCTCGACTGCCCCGCGGCACGGGATGACGGTCTGGTGGGCGAGGAGGCGGAGATCCGTGGCAGCAGTACACCGGCGACCGATGCCGACCCGTGGGGGTACGCGGTCCGCCCGAGCGGCTGGGACACACTCATCTGCTTCGACGAGCCCGACCTGGCGCCCACTGGGCGCCGCGTTTCGGAGGCAGAACCCGTCGAACACAGGGTGATCAGCGTCCAGCCGGACGGCACCGTGACCGGCTCGTACGTCACGCCTTCCCAGGCCTAGATGCCTTCGACGGTCTCCGTCATCCGCATTCCAGGAACATCCACAGTGGACGTTCCTCAGGCTTCCTTCAGTGCGGCGGCAAGACCGTCGCCCAGCGGGGTCGTCGGGCGCCCGATCAGCGCCGCCAGCTCGCCGGTCACCTCCGCGAGCGTGCCCTCGGCGATGTTCTGGTCCAGCGCCACCACGAACCCGGCCGTCTCCGCGGGCAGCCCGGCCTCGATCAGCGCCGCGCGGTGCTCGTCGGCGGTCAGGTTGCGGTAGCGGATCTCCTTGCCCGCGATGGCGGAGATCTCGGCGGCGAGGTCGTCGAACGTCCACGCGACGTCGCCGCCCAGTTCGTACACCTTGCCCTCGTGCCCGTCGCCGGTGAGGACTGCCACGGCGCCCGCGGCGAAGTCGGCCCGCGTGGCGCTCGCGACCCGGCCCGCGCCGGCGCTGCCGATCAGCACGCCGGTCGCGATGGCCTGCTGGGCGTTCTGCACGTAGTTCTCGGTGTACCAGTTGTTGCGCAGGATCGTGAACGGCACGCCGGACGCGCGGATGATCTCCTCGGTCGCCTTGTGCTCGGGCGCCAGCACCAGCGGGGTGTCGTCCGCGTGCGGCGCGCTCGTGTAGACGAGGTGCGCGACGCCGGCCGCCTTCGCGGCGTCCACCACGGCCTGGTGCTGCGGAACCCGGCGGCCCACGGCGTCGCCCGAGATCAGCAGCACCTTGCTCGCGCCGGCGAACGCCGCCGCGAGCGTCTCCGGCCGGTCGTAGTCGGCTTCCCGCACCTCGACGCCCAGGTCCGCGGCCTTCTCCGGGCTGCGCACCGCGGCGACGATCTGGTCGGCGGGCAGCTTTTCGCGCAACCCCGCGATGACGTGGCGGCCCAGCTGGCCGGTGGCGCCGGTGACGACGATGGTCATGTTCTCGCTCCTTCTCGGACGTCTGCTCACCGCTGAAGTTAGTACTAACTT
The window above is part of the Amycolatopsis thermoflava N1165 genome. Proteins encoded here:
- a CDS encoding SDR family oxidoreductase; its protein translation is MTIVVTGATGQLGRHVIAGLREKLPADQIVAAVRSPEKAADLGVEVREADYDRPETLAAAFAGASKVLLISGDAVGRRVPQHQAVVDAAKAAGVAHLVYTSAPHADDTPLVLAPEHKATEEIIRASGVPFTILRNNWYTENYVQNAQQAIATGVLIGSAGAGRVASATRADFAAGAVAVLTGDGHEGKVYELGGDVAWTFDDLAAEISAIAGKEIRYRNLTADEHRAALIEAGLPAETAGFVVALDQNIAEGTLAEVTGELAALIGRPTTPLGDGLAAALKEA